The sequence GGGCAGGGGAGGTCTGCCCGGCTCGTGAAAGTGGTGGGGACTAAGAGCACCCACCAGCCACTCCCATCCTTCCTCTTCCAGGCACGGTTGGAGGTGTGGGAAATGCTCAGTGCTTCATGCGTCTCACCCGCCCCCAAATTCCCTCGTCATCTCACGTGGAAACCCCCGGCCGCTGTGCCTGTTTCTGCCTATTCCTGACGCTTGCTGATCCCTGTCCAGCCTAGGCCTTCGTGCTCCCAGCCCTACCTCATTCCAGTTTGTTCTTCCCCTCATGGTTTCCTCAGGGCCGTTCATCATTCCATTTCCCCACTCCACCTCCATGGAAGATACTGTGCATGTTATAGGGCGCCAGCTACCTGAGCATGGCTTCAGCCGCCATCCTGAGAATGTGTAGAACTGCATTGCACATGGGAAGTTTGGCCTGGACATCACCAGACATTTATCCCATGGCAATCAGGCCTTTCCTTATCTTCAGGCATAGATTTCCCAGCCTTCTCCCAGACAAATAGAAACCCATCCTCTTGGCCAGGTgctggtggctgatgcctgtaatcccagcactttgagaggccaacgcaagcagatcacttgaggtcaggagttcaagaccagcctggccaacatggtgaaaccccatctctactaaaatacaaaaattagccaggcatggtggcacacacctgtaatcccagaaacttgggaggctgaggcaggagaactgcttgaacccaggaggtggaggctgcagtgagccgagatcatgccactgcactcaagcctgggcgacagagcgagactccttctcaaaaaagaaacccaTCCTCTTTGTGGGGAGTGGCATGCTCCAGCAGGTCTCAGGACCCTGTCCCAGGGCCTTATAATCCGCTTCAGGCGGTGTGAGTTCAGCTCCTTCCCTCAAAGCCTTCTACTCCTCAGAGAACACAAATCATTGTGAGACAGTAGTGTAGTCCCTGCTCCACAGAGCAATGCAAAGATGGAGGAAGTGTGTTGACAGTCAGGCTCTGGAAGCTGGCAGCACTCCTCAAACACAAAAGGTGGCTTTAGCTTTCTACAAAGCATCACAATAAGGGCAACAGCTGTGGTAACCTTGGAGATGGATAGAGCTGACCTCAAATCCTAGCCCTGCCCCTGCCTAGCTTTGCAGTTTAGGGCAAGATACTTCATTAGCCTCTCAGGGCAGGTTCTTCAACATGAAATGATGATAGCACTACCCCCTCTTGTAGGGTTGCTCTGAGGATTGGAGATGATCCACGAACATCCCCCAGCAGTGTGCCCACTGGCACATTGTTGCCATGGGAGCAGGGTCCTGAAGGCTGTGATAACTGTATTCTCTGGACTGTACCCTGGGCCCACTATAGGAGAAAAAGGTCCCATCCATAAACCAGCAACCCAAGTACCCACCCTGAAAATAATGCCAAACAGTATGTCTCTGGGAGAAATTCTGCCCAGGAGAGCCAGCAATAGGGGCTATGAATCCAGGAAGCCTGTAACACACATTGAGTTTCCAGGCTATGGTTGCCATTCTTTACCCTTGGATGGTTACAGAAGAGCTTGGAACTAATGGAGACTCCTGCAGGGGCTGGGGCCAGATGGCTGCTTTCCTGAAACTTAGGAAATTCAGATGCTAGTGATACAGCAAATGAATCCCCCCACTCCCAACTCACCTCCCAACAAATAGTTATGACTTCTAAGCCTgagtatacaaaaaaattatactgACTTTGAGAAGATCTCGATTTGGACTGTGCAAGGAAATATTCTTCCTCTTAGTCTCCTCGGTACAATGGAGGCAGCAGTAGGAAACGAGCCCCAAAGCCTCCAATCCAGCTATGACCATGGGGGGCCTAGGAGTCACCCCTTTCTCCCTGACACAGGTGGCTGTTCCCGGACCACCTGTCCTCCCCTGAGCCCCGGGAAGGGGGCCTGCACAGCCAGCCTGGAGTCCGTGAAACCGCTCTACACGATGGCCCTGGGTCTGCTGGTCAAGTACCCGGACTCTGCGCTGGGCCAGCTTCGCATCGAGAGCACGCTAGACGGAAGCCGACTGTACATCACAGGGAACGGCGTCCTCTTTCAGCATGTCAAGTGAGGCCCTCCTTAGGGCACGCTGAGTCCCATCACCCTTGGCTCTGCCCTTCCCTCTAGGAATAACCTGGGGCCTTTCCCACTAGCCAGAGGTGAAGTGTGTCCTTGGGGCCAGCCCATCATTTTAGCCATTCCCATCACCAGCACCGCCACACTACCACCAGGTTAGGGCCTCAAAGGAGAGGGCTGGTGCCAAGGTACAAGGGTCGCTAAGGTTCAAAGGCTTCAGACCATTTCCTATTTCTGTCCTCTGCAGTCCATTTCCCTGGTTCTAGCCCTGTGCTAGGTCTGAGGTCACCAGGCCACAGTCAGGGAGCTGGGTACCTCCCTGTGCAGACCCCTCTACAAAGGTCCTCTGCCACTCTTGGGAGGGTCACTGGACACACAGAATGGCCAGAGCCAGGGGTGAGCCCCCTtagaagcagggcagggcaggccagGCCAGGCTTCCCAGAGGTGCTGATCCTCGGCCTTTGCCTTATGGGATGAGCTCAGGATGTCCTCATTAGTGCAGGGGCAAGGAATCCAACCCTGTTTTGTAGATGGGCAAACTGAGGTGCATAACAACAGAGCAACTCTCTGAGGGTCACAAACAGACTGGCACCAAAATCGAAAGTAGAAGTGGGTTTTCTGGAGCCCCTGGGAGAGGGTCAGCTGACCCTGAATGCTGTCTTTTCCCAATATTGTTGTTTTGGGCTGTTTTAGCCCATAAAGTCCATATCTTTCAGAGATGTCCACCCTGATGTCACAGAGGGCAAAGACAAGTGCCTTGGAAGGGGGGGTTTGGAGAACGGGGTTAATGTTTAGACCCCAGCCTTTTTCCAAGACTGTGGCAGGCTGCAGCACAGTGACTGAGATGTCTTGGGCAGATGCGTATGGGGCAAGAAGGGAGTGGCTGGGCCCTAGGCTGGCCCTGGAACCTGAAACAGGGCCTGGAGACATGAAATTAGTCCATTTAGAGGGCTTTGCTGAAATAAGTCAAGCTCAGCTCCAAAAATGTGACCTGTTGTCCAGGCTTACTCTCCTACAAGGTTAAACAGATTTCCAGTTAAAACAAGGAaacgggccgggcgtggtggctcacgcctgtaatcccagcactttgggaggccaaggcaggcagatcatgaggtcaagagattgagaccaccctggcctacatggtgaaaccccgtctctactaaaaatacaaaaaattagccaggcgtggtggcgggcgcctgtagtccagctactcaggaagctgaggcaggagaatggcatgaacccgggaggcggagcttgcagtgagccgagatcgcgccactgatcgcgccactgcactccagcctgggtgacagagtgagactccatctcaaaaaaaaaaaaaaaagagaaacccagtctctattacaaaaaaaaacattagctgggcgtggtggcgggcgcctgtagctacttgggaggctgaggcagaagaatcgcttgaacctgggaggcgaaggttgcagtgagccaagatcatgtcactgcacttcagcctggcgacagagtgagactccatcttaaaaaaaaaaaaaacaaacaaaaaaacaaaaggaaacgaTGTTAATGATGCCTGATTTGAGCCAGTGTTGTGGCAAGGCATCCTAGGCATGGAAAGTTTACAGGCTCAACTCTCTTGGGGTGCAATGCTGATGTTCTTCATAATAGACCTTTCCTCTGGGCAGGAACTGGCTGGGGACTTGCCGGCTGCCCCTGACAGAGACCATTTCCGAGGTATATGAGCTCTGTGCCTTCCTAGACAAAAGGGACATCACCTATGAGCCAATGAAAGTGGCTTTGAAGACTTATCTGGAGCCAAGGACTTTGGCACCCATGGATGTGCTCAGTAAGTGAGAAAGCTTCTAGGTTTGAATTTAGCATCAGGGGAGTATCTGGGAGATTGGAGGGAACAGATGAGGTGGCCAGGACGAGGAACTGTagatggaggaggaggggaaagccAGGccaatattttggatttttacaAAAGGGAAACTTTCATGTTAAGTGCTCCCTCCTCATCTCCAAGCCCACAATTCGTCTCCAGCAGCAGACAGGGCTGTTACCCAATCTGGGGCCACGCAGGACCCCCAGGGCAGACCTGCCTTGACCCTGGGAGCTGACTTGCTGTGCTTCTTACAGCCATGCAGGGAGGAGCATCCTCTGTTAAACAGAGATGTCCCTGGGTCCATTTAACAGCCAAAAAATAGGTTCAGAGAAGAAACCTCGCTCAAGTTACACAGTGGTCAAGCTGGGGTTTGACTGAGTCCAAAGCTAATGTTTTCACCAGCTGCCTATAACTTCTTATTACCAAAAATTTGGGGGGCAAAGTTAAAGCTGTATCACTATCATTTAGCAACACccgacatttattgagtaccggCCATATACCAGGACAGCAGTAGACACTGGCGGTACAGAAGTAAGCAACACAGACTTAGTCCCTGTCTTCCTGGAGTTCACAGTCTAGTTCTATACATCTTATCTCTTAGTTGTATAATCTAGTTATATACCCTTCATTCATTACAGAGCTCATTAAAAACTGCTTCCCAAACATCAGAACAAGGCCTACATATAGTCATCTCCAGGAAAAGAGTCATGGGTTCATCTTCCCAGCATACAGCCCCCATTCTCCAGACATGCCTAGGGGCTTAGTCTCATAAAAGTGACAGGGATTTGATAAGAGTTGGCTCCATGACATTTGCCAAACCatgaacacaaacacacagagggAGATTCCTAGCTTCAGTCTGAGTGGCCACATGAAAAGCTACACACTCAGGACACACCCAACCAGAAACCGGAGGCAGCTGGCATTGTAGGTGGACAGGGTCATCAACCCAGCTTTCCTGAGGGAGGAGGGTCAGGTGAAGAGGGGCAGTGCCCTTTCCCGCCTCACCACCCAGGAAACCTTGCAGCAAGCAAGGTTTATGTCAGGGATTTCTGCTGCTTCTCAGAGTAGGCAACACAATATGACTGAGGAAAGATATTGAGACTTAACATGAAATACACTACTGACCAAAGGGCCCTACCTGCTTTCCCTTCTGGCCATATGATGATGTGTTCTATCTCCTGGATTCCCATAGATGAGTGGACGGCAGAGATCACTGTGTATTCCCCACAACAGATAATCAAAGTGTATGTTGGAAGCCACTGGTACGCAACCACCCTGCGGACACTGCTGAAGGTACTGACGGCCTTGGCCGCCCTGCTCCCCATCTGGCATCACCACCTGAGCTGCTCTGGGGGCCATCACCTGGCCCTCACACAGCTTCCAGCACTTACTTAGAACAAAGACTTTCCCGCCaggcgcggttgctcatgcctgtaatcccagcagtgtgggaggctgacgcgggcagatcacgaggtcaggagttcaagaccagcctgaccaacatggtgaaaccccgtctgtactaaaaatacaaaaattagctgggtgtgatggcacgtgcctgtaatcccagctacttgggaggctgaggcaccagaatcgcttgaatccaggagatagaggttgcagtgagccgagattgtgccactgcactccaacctgggtgacggagtgtgactctgcctcaaaaaacaaaacaaaacagagtgcAAGTGGACTGAGTGGCCTGCTGGGAAGGCCCTCCGGAGTTTGGGTAGGGAGGGGGCCAGCTCTGAGGGACCTGGACTGAGAAGGAGGTACGGTGGGCTTCCAAATGCCTTGAGAGGGTGCTCTAGGGGCCATCAAAAGTTGAAGCAGGGATGATGTGCTTCTTCCTGGAAGCTCTGCTCCCCACCATGGTTCCCTGTGACTGACAAGACAGGGAGATGGAAATCTCAAAGCCTCTGCTCTAGTGTAGTTGGAAAAGGGGAGTGAGAGAAGATTGACCTGCCCCTTCCCAAAGACCTAGCATCTGAGACTGAGTCTGGTGTCCAACCCCCTCCAGTATCCAGAACTGCTGTCCAACCCTCAGAAAGTGTACTGGATCACATATGGACAAACCCTGCTCATCCACGGGGATGGCCAGATGTTCCGACACATTCTCAACTTCCTGAGACTTGGCAAACTGTTTTTACCATCTGAATTTAAGTAAGTGAGGCAAGGACACAGTAAGATGAAATCACGAAGGCTGACCCCTCCCTTAGCAACAAAGGAGACCTTCAGGGAGGaggttattttatttccattgtgGGAACTGTTGGCAGCGGCAGCTCCAGGAGCTCATGCCCCCTCCCACACTCCCACCCTAGCTGCCCAGCTGGATATCTCCTTGTTTGCAGGGAATGGCCCCTCTtctgccaggaggtggaggaatACCACATCCCATCCCTCTCAGAAGCCCTTGCACAATGTGAAGCATACAAGTAAGGAAACTTTATTACGACTCTATGTTTAGAATTTGGTCCTTTAAATTCCTCTTGAAATCCTGTCCTAAGTCCCACTCCTAGAGGATCCTGTTCTCCTTGGGGTTGAGGGAGTGAAGCAGGTCCAGGATTGGCCAGTGACCTAGGCAAAACCCTTTAAGAGCCCCTTCTTCCCTACTGTCTAGCATTAACTCCCAGCCAAAGGGCAGATCTGACCAACTGGCCAATGGCCTGATGGAAGTCTCTACTCACTAACCAACCCCTCTTGGTTTCTGCAGGTCATGGACTCAGGAGAAAGAATCTGAAAATGAAGAAGCTTTTCCCATCAGGAGGCTGCACATGGTGACAGAAGGGCCAGGGTCACTGGTGGAGTTCAGTAGAGACACTAAAGAAGTAAGCCCCAGCCTTCTCCGGTTGGTGTTGTCCTCAAAAACCACTACCACCAGGCTCAGGGTGGATGGGGGTAGGCTCAGCTACTGAGGGGTGCAGCAAAATGAAAGAGCAGGGCCTACATGGGTTCCTAGGACAGGACCTGGCTTCTGAACTGTGAAGGAGGCACAGGAACTTACTGGCCACTTGTGGCCTGTGATGCTGATTGTATCTCCTGTTGGAAAGACAGGCCACTGGGCTGGCACCACCCCCACTCAGCCTGAGCAAAGCTCAAATAGGTGACCCCTGTCAGGGATGGGATTGTTCGGGGAGAGCAAGTGAAGTCTTGGAGGCCCAGCTTATTAGATCTTGGGCAAGGCGTTGATGTCCATGCCCAACCTATCCAGAGTTACTGTGCCCTTCCCTCCCCAGACCACAGCCTACATGCCTGTGGACTTCGAAGACTGCAGTGACAGGACTCCATGGAACAAGGCTAAGGGAAACCTGGCCGGGTCCAACCAGATGGAGGAGGCTGAGCAGTACGCTCGGCCCATCCAGGTGTCCCTATGCCGAAATGCCAAGAGGGCTGGCAACCCTAGCACATACTCACACTGCCCTGGCTTGTGTACCAATCCTGGACACTGGGGGAGCCACCCTGAGAGCCCCCCAAAGAAGAAATGCACCACAATCAACTTCACACAGAAATCTGAAACCAAAGACCCTCCTGCCACTCCCATGCAAAAACTCATCTCCCTGGTGAGAGAATGGGACATGGTCAGTTGCAAACAGTGGGAATTCCAGCCACTGACAGCCTCCCGGAGCAGCCCCTTGGAGGAGGTCACCCTGCAGCTCCCCTTGGGAAGCAAGGCTGCTTCCCAGCCCAGCACCTCAGCTGCCTGGAAAGCCCATTCCACAGCCTCAGAGAAGGATCCAGGACCACAGGcaggggctggagctggagcgAAAGACAAGGGGCCAGAGCCAACCTTCAAGCCATACTTCCCCCAAAAAAGAGCCGGCACCCTGAAGGACTGGAGCAAGCAGAGGACCAAGCAGAGAGGTGAGTCCTGTCCCCCTTTGATCTAAGTCTTATTCACAACAGAGAAGTCAAACTccttggccaagatggcaaagcaAGTTAGTGACAAAGGAGGACTAGACCCCCCCGCTCACCAATGCCATCTCTGTGCCAGGCAGCAGACACAGAAATGACTGGCACATTGGCATGGCTGGAGGGGCCAGGAGAACACATATGGCAAAGGGATGAGTGCTGTGGGAAGGAGGCGCCTATGAAGCAGGAGCACAAAAGAGGCTGAGGGCTGGGGAGTCagcaggggaaggaaggagaagtccAGGATGTTTGGAAGCGCAGGGCATGGGTCTAGCTGGAGGCCAGGCTTCACGTGCAGACGTGATAAAAGATGAGGCTGAAGACAGAAGTCATCAGGACAGGCCTTGCGGGCCAGCTTCAGGACGTGGTACTCCGTTCTGACCAGGATGGGAGTGAGCAGCGTCTGAAGGATTTTAGACAAGAGCACAGGGTCAGGTGTGCCCATCAGAAAGTCTGCTCCAGGAGCAGAGGAAATGCAGCAGGAGCTAGGTATTCGAAGCCACTTGGAGTTCTTTCTAGGCTAGGGGAAGCAGGCTAGGCAGGCAGTGGAGGGAAAGAGGGATGGGCCAAGGAGGAGCCAGGTTTCTAGCCTGTGGGACTGCAAGGGGGTGGATAGGCCCTTACTGAGGTGTGGGCAAGAGAAAGAGCAGAACTTGGGGAAGGGCACATACTGAGTGCGAAATGCCGAGGGACATCCAGGTGGAGAAGCCCAGGAGACAGCAGGGGCTACAGAGACTGAGCTGGAGAGACAGCGTGTGTAGCCAGCTAAGGGGAGGTGGCCAGGGAACTGTGCTGAGAATCGCtgtgccaggctgctgcctctgcTCCCTCAAAGCCCTGCCTGCAGTATTGTCACCTTCTCTATTAGTGGCTCCAGCCCTGCTTGAAGGGGCCTTCTTGGACTCTTGCCTGTGAGCCCTAAGTTGGTCTGTCAAGCTTGGGATGACAAATGTCCACTCTTTGGACATGCATCAAAGGCTGGCCCCAAAAGTTCtc comes from Symphalangus syndactylus isolate Jambi chromosome 11, NHGRI_mSymSyn1-v2.1_pri, whole genome shotgun sequence and encodes:
- the KCTD19 gene encoding BTB/POZ domain-containing protein KCTD19 isoform X7: MGAAVAKDWGYVEESGISHESAEDLFHFNIGGWHFSVPRSKLSQFPDSLLWKEASALASSESQRLFIDRDGSTFRHVHYYLYTSKLSFSSCAELNLLYEQALGLQLMPLLQTLDNLKEGKHHLRVRPADIPVAERASLNYWRTWKCISKPSEFPIKSPAFTALHDNKAPLGLMDTPLLDTEEEVHYCFLPLDLVAKYPSLVTEDNLLWLAETVALIECECSEFRFIVNFLRSQKILLPDNFSNIDVLEAEVEILEIPALTEAVRWYRMNMGGCSRTTCPPLSPGKGACTASLESVKPLYTMALGLLVKYPDSALGQLRIESTLDGSRLYITGNGVLFQHVKNWLGTCRLPLTETISEVYELCAFLDKRDITYEPMKVALKTYLEPRTLAPMDVLNEWTAEITVYSPQQIIKVYVGSHWYATTLRTLLKYPELLSNPQKVYWITYGQTLLIHGDGQMFRHILNFLRLGKLFLPSEFKEWPLFCQEVEEYHIPSLSEALAQCEAYKSWTQEKESENEEAFPIRRLHMVTEGPGSLVEFSRDTKETTAYMPVDFEDCSDRTPWNKAKGNLAGSNQMEEAEQYARPIQVSLCRNAKRAGNPSTYSHCPGLCTNPGHWGSHPESPPKKKCTTINFTQKSETKDPPATPMQKLISLVREWDMVSCKQWEFQPLTASRSSPLEEVTLQLPLGSKAASQPSTSAAWKAHSTASEKDPGPQAGAGAGAKDKGPEPTFKPYFPQKRAGTLKDWSKQRTKQRAYTALRQEIWPLHGPAHPEGPV